From Cryptomeria japonica unplaced genomic scaffold, Sugi_1.0 HiC_scaffold_46, whole genome shotgun sequence, a single genomic window includes:
- the LOC131862541 gene encoding putative germin-like protein 2-3, producing the protein MLWDCNTQFDYTFISRAFLSDSSVSLFIMGNRMIYFTLGLFLLICWYSDNVMAADSDPLQDFCVADKESMVKVNGFVCKDPKDVSAEDFFFGGLGQAGNTDNAVGSNVTMANVMQIPGLNTFGISLVRIDYAVGGINPPHTHPRATEVLVLLEGQLLVGFIDTTNKFFSKTLEKGDVFVFPKALVHFQQNVGHENAVAIAALSSQLPGAQTIANSLFAADPPLPDSVLAKAFRITQELADYIQKKFA; encoded by the exons ATGTTATGGGATTGTAATACACAATTCGACTACACATTCATATCCCGAGCTTTTCTGTCTGATTCTTCTGTGTCTCTATTTATAATGGGTAACCGCATGATTTACTTCACGTTGGGACTTTTCCTATTGATATGTTGGTACAGTGATAATGTCATGGCAGCGGATTCCGATCCCTTGCAAGATTTCTGCGTCGCAGACAAGGAAAGCATGG TTAAGGTGAACGGGTTCGTTTGCAAAGATCCCAAGGATGTTTCGGCAGAGGACTTCTTCTTCGGGGGACTTGGGCAGGCAGGGAACACCGACAATGCAGTGGGCTCCAATGTAACGATGGCCAATGTTATGCAGATACCGGGCCTCAACACCTTCGGAATATCGTTGGTCCGTATCGATTACGCAgtgggtggaataaatcctcctcacacGCACCCAAGAGCCACTGAAGTTCTTGTTTTACTGGAAGGCCAGcttcttgtgggtttcattgacaccaccaacaagtttttcagcaaaacgttggagaagggagatgtgtttgtgtttccaaaggcacttgtgcatttccagcagaatgtggggCATGAAAATGCGGTGGCCATAGCTGCATTGAGCAGCCAGCTTCCGGGAGCTCAGACAATCGCCAACTCTCTGTTTGCAGCGGATCCTCCTCTCCCAGATTCCGTATTGGCCAAGGCCTTCCGCATCACCCAAGAGCTTGCCGATTACATTCAGAAGAAATTTGCATAA